The Lactuca sativa cultivar Salinas chromosome 2, Lsat_Salinas_v11, whole genome shotgun sequence genome includes a window with the following:
- the LOC122196450 gene encoding uncharacterized protein LOC122196450, whose protein sequence is MMLKNLLEKLILKMHMLQHCGMVMPKITSNLERNFKDALKFLQQDNTSQVIALYGMGGAGKTTMTEQLKKAAEDNKLFEQAVAKNIGQPLKETSITATVGRIHIRFGKMFEGQKKVLVILDGFLPLAVKLIELSYTYLKEEEEKRIFLPCGLFPDDFYIPIEEITRDLSPYISLSPYISKQRSCIFNTPNVIAIDQQICIFKILHKCFCPVSLISHSKNII, encoded by the coding sequence ATGATGCTCAAAAACCTCTTGGAAAAGTTAATTCTCAAAATGCATATGCTTCAACATTGTGGGATGGTGATGCCCAAAATTACTTCAAATTTAGAGAGAAATTTTAAGGATGCACTCAAGTTCCTTCAACAAGATAACACGAGCCAAGTGATAGCCCTATATGGAATGGGAGGTGCGGGGAAAACCACAATGACGGAACAATTGAAAAAGGCTGCAGAAGATAATAAACTGTTTGAGCAAGCTGTTGCAAAAAACATTGGTCAACCTCTAAAAGAAACGAGTATAACAGCAACGGTTGGTCGTATTCATATAAGGTTTGGGAAGATGTTTGAAGGGCAAAAAAAGGTTTTAGTGATATTAGATGGTTTTCTTCCTCTTGCAGTTAAACTCATTGAGTTAAGCTATACCTATTTAAAAGAAGAGGAGGAGAAAAGGATTTTTCTGCCTTGTGGTTTGTTTCCTGATGACTTTTATATTCCAATCGAGGAAATCACAAGAGACTTATCTCCATACATAAGTCTATCTCCATACATAAGCAAGCAAAGATCATGCATTTTTAACACACCCAATGTAATTGCTATCGATCAACAAATTTGCATTTTTAAGATTCTGCACAAATGTTTTTGTCCTGTCTCTCTCATCTCCCACAGCAAAAACATCATTTAA